DNA sequence from the Kwoniella dendrophila CBS 6074 chromosome 11, complete sequence genome:
TTTTTAGCAGGTGTAGCCAAACCTCTAGCAGGACTATccatatctatatcatcttggtTTACTAAATTGGATGTTGCAGGTGTACGGGCTACATTGCTATACCATTGCGAGGGATCATATGAAGGTGCTTTTCGAGGTGTGTTTAATGCTGCTAGAAGTAGAGGGGCAGAATTCGACGAAGAATTAGTGAAATGTGCGAATCCTGCTGTAGGATGTGCATTAAATGGTATTGCTCGGTCCAACTCGCTATGTAGGCCTATATGTTGGAAAAGTCAGATATACGTTAAGAGATGACCCGTCATCAAGCAAAGAAGCAGGCTATGGCGAGCATAAGTAAGAGCAGGGGCAACTCACGTTTACGAGCTGGTCCGTCTTCACCTAATCCCATACCGACCAAGTTGAAAGCGTCCAAACGGGAAGTATCATAATTTGAATCTATATCCATCGGACCAGATTTATCCCTCGGCTCGTAGGTAAAGCTATCTTCGTCCATAGTATTGCTTCTAGTgctatatttgatttgaagGTAGATAAGGTAATGAGTGGGAGAGTACCGGGTCTTGTAAAGTCAATAATTTCATGGAAAGAcaaaaagttggaaaagtCAACAAATAAATCTCAATAAATACGTCCTTCCACCTCGCGAACGCGTTCCTGAAAATTACTCGAATAACCActaacttcaacttcatatttcatgattttttacctttcttctttattcGTATATTTATACCATAATCCAACATGTCAACAGGTGAGCGCCAAACCAGACACTCGAGGGCAGTATACTAACGCAGCACGAACACAGGTGATTTAACATTACAACCCCCCTCTGATGGGATTTCATCCCTAACCTTCTCTCCTGATTCAACAAGGTTACTGGTGTCCAGTTGGGATGGTGTAAGTCAGCTATCGGATACCGTTTGATTCTAAGCTGATAACCGTGATATAGACGATACAACTACATCACCTTGTCGCCCCTCCTCAACCTCCTGTAATGTAAGTGTCTCCATACCGATGCAACTCCAAACGTAATTCTCATATTTCTGTTCCTTTATAGCTTCTCCCATCCAGCAGCAGTCCTCACAGCTGCATTTGGTTCATCTCCAACAATAGCGTTCTCCGGTGGATTGGATAAGAGAGTAAGGCAGTAAGTAGCCGATTTGAACCAATAAGACAGAGTACACAGCTAAGCGATATTGTGTTTTCAAACAGGTGGGATTTCGAGTCAGGACAATGTAGAGTTTTGGGTAAACATGATGATGCTATCTCAAGTCTGGTCTGGTGTCCTGAGTTCAGTAAGCTTATATGATCGTAGGTTGTTATACTAGAAATTCAAAACTGATATTACGTTCTCTAGACGTTTTAATAACAACATCATGGGATTCAACGTTGAAAGTTTGGGACCCGTCAGTCGTTTATAACGCTTTCTGGAAATAGCGATAATTGCTGATATCTCTACATCCTCTACAGATCCGCTGAAACACCATTGCGATCTACTCAAAATCTACCTGCACGAGCTTACAACTTATCTTACACTTCTAAATCAGGAAGACTCTTAGTCTCAATGGCACATAGACATGTATACGTCTATGAGGTTTCACAACTTGCTGCCGCAGATGGTGAAGTCACACCTCAACAGCGGGAAAGTGCTTTGAAATTCTTGACTAGAAGTGTTGCTACTAtgattgatggtaaaggtatgTACCGTTAACATACCATGAACCCTATAAAATGAATAGTCTACAGTCCAGCTAATCAACGGGTCCTCTTTCTGCAGGTTGGGCATCTGGTTCAATCGAAGGTAGAATAGCAGTAGAATACTTTGACCCTGAGGATCAAGGTTCAAAATATGCCTTCAGAGCTCACAGACAACAAATCGACGGTGCAGATTGCGTTTACCCAATCAATGCTTTAGCTTATCATCCAGTGTAAGTTCATGTCAGTTTCGCTCGATTGGGTTGAAAGGAAGATGCTCATGTAGTTTGGTATGAAATAGACATAACACATTCGCATCAGGTGGATCAGATGGTTGTATTTCAATATGGGATCACAATGCtaagaagagaatgaagtTATACTCGAAATATCCTACTTCAATCTCTGCATTGGCTTTCTCGCCTGATGGAAGTAAATTAGCTATCGGGGCAAGTTACGAACATGATAATTCCCTCAGCAAGCCTGAAGATCAAGGTAGAGTTATGGTTCTAATCAAAGACACTGTAATGGAGGACTGCAAAGTGAGTAACGCAGTTTCTGGGAATTCTGATGACGCTGACCCTCATGACTATATCAgccaaaaacaaaataattagagagatgatatgattgaatGCATATTATACCAGTCTACCCTTTCGCATCACACTATGACCAATCTCCCCAGTCACCGTCCCCACCTCCGCCACCACTCCCATCACCCCCGAACCAACCTCCATCGTTTTGCTGCTGAGACCAAGGATCTTGCATGACTTCGTTTTCACCCCAGCCCTGTTCTTCCTGATACCCTTCCATACCTTCATCGCTTGGCGGATATTGCTCAGGATCCTGTCGACCGGCTTGTGAAGGTTGTCTTCCGTATATTTGCTCGTCTTCCGTCATACCCGCCCCTGCTGCTCCTGCTGCTGCACCGGCGGCGGCACCGCCATCAGTCGGTTGGACATCGGATGGACGACCTCGGGAAGCCTCCATACCCCCATCGCCTCCTCCCCAGAACATAAAAGGGAATCCCATACCACTAACAAGAGATCAGCTTGAGTGTGGTGGCATGGAAAAAGAAGGACTTACCCGCTACCAGAATGTCGAGAAAAGTAGTCAAAGTCGACTAAGATGGTTATTTATCAGCTATAATCAGGAATGATTGGTAAAGGAGATGACTCACTTGACACGGCGGTAGCTAATGTCTGTTTGCGCGAAGATCAACATCAGCTTAGCGAATTTTAGGTGCAGCTCACCGTACTTACCATAGCTCTTTGATCCAAACTGAGCCCTCCTTCTTTGCCTTCAGGCAAGATCAATGATTGTCCTTGTACATTGATGTTGGATCCAGGTGGGAGTTCAAGCTCAGTTCCAGCAGCATCAAACCGAATCACATATTGTCCTGCTTCTTTGTCAGCTCAAGACGTTTTTAGGAGTGCGaaataatttacctgtatCAGTGAACAATTCTCTTCCAATACCTCGGAAATTTCTGTTGATTGAAGCAACGAGACCTAAAACCTGGTGTCAGCATCTTCACACCTCTGGAGCATCTGTAAACATACGATCGTCTCTATCTTTGAGCCAGAAATCCCACGCCAAGAAACCACTATCTACTTTCGCGAATTGCTTAAAAGTATCTTGTTCTCGCCTGTCATATTTCGTTAGCATAATTACTTGTCTTGTATACCGAGATCTACTTACGTTTGAAACAGgttgtatcttcttctccaagGATGCCATTGTCTTTCAAGATTTTTCAGATCAGCTTGAAGCGCTTGAAGATGATTGCGTTAATTCTGACCTACTGTTGCGCCTCCCCAACGAGATGCCCCTCTGCTCCTTCTTGCGCGTGCACGAATATACGAGAGTTGATGAAAGCGAACGGACGCCGAATCTGCGGCAAATGACATTTAAGCAGAAGAACCTTTACAAACAGATTGAAAGTCCAGCTTACCCATAAAACAGGTTTCCCATATCTGTCCATAATGATAGCTCTGAATGGTCGATGCGTTCGCAAAGCTTGTCGAGAAATGGTTGATATGAAGgattgttcttcttctgccAAACTGAATGATACGTTAGAACCAGTCGAAGAGTGCAACATTGGTACAACTTACAATCCTACATGCTGTCCGTCAGGTGAATGTATCGCATATCGATTGGCTTGTTCGAACTACCACCATGACTATCAGATTGTTTTTACACTATTTGAAGTGGACACTCACACCCATAAAGACATTCAACATTTCTAGCTGTCTGACGATGACCAGACTTTCGTGTCCCAATATATCCCTCGCAGCATGATTGTCTTGCAGTATACCTTGAGGATCAGGCGGGATATATACAGGTCTAGAAGGGACAGGAGGTTGTACAGAAGATGGGTCATATTGATCGAAATCGTATTGCGGATATGGTCCAGCTTGTTGCTGTGGTTGAGCTGGATCTACAGGTTGTGAGGGTTCTGATGGCAGAAGCGGTCTTCTACGAGGCCTTATATGTCCTCTTGGTACTACAAGGTAGTCAGCTACGTGTATTCAACCTATAGCACAGCTGAATCACTTACAACGGTCATCTTGTCGTAATAGGGGGAGAGCAGTCGCTATGGTTCGATATCTGGGAGTTAGTATTTGGCGGCTTGAGCCAGCCAAAGCAGCTTGTACCGCTGTACGCGGAAGCATGGCGATCTATGATATCTGTACTAGGTTATAATGTATATAGGAAGAacattgatgaagaagagaagatgaCTGCTATCTTATTGGCACTATAAACATTCGACTTGACCTTGCCGAGGATATGACGTCCTTCGATAATTCTCTGGTAATTACGTTTGTAACGTTTTGGTGGCAAATTTCCGAAAGTGGAGGTCGTCCACATCTACTATCTGAATAATCTGACGCAGCAGAAGAAGTTCAGTAGTGCAAGGTAATGCATGCAAGTGATGTTATGAGTATACAAGACATCTATTGACCAGCTCTCTTTCTCCTGGCGGCAGCTACACGTCTTTGCTTTTCAGCTTCTCGAGGACTTAATTCTCGAGCCGACGTTGATGCAGCGTATTGAGGGGTTGATGGAGATGGTGCGGCGGAAGAGGTGGGAGATGAGGAAGACTTCTCTCTGATTCTCTCTACAGACTGTACCTGTTGTGAGTAGGGTCTGTTTCTGGCTATTAAAGCTTGTTCTTGACGTGTTTGCGCGTCTCTTTCAGCTGCCATCTCGGTTGCCTTTGCGTAATTTCCAGTTACGAAATCTCTAGCAGCCTTGATTGTATCTAACCAATTAGGATTTTTGAATTCTTTCTGTCCGGGTGGAGCTTCGATCTTAGGTGGAGTAGGGATACCAAGTATGTTTTTAACTACTTGTTGTCGGAGAATAATGGATTGGAGAAGTGTGAAACCGGTTGAGAATGTCCAATAGAATAGAATGGCCTGGAAGCATATCATGGGTCAGCTTAAACAAGATACAGTCTAGACAGTCGTGAGAAGGACTTGCCGCTGGGAAAAAGGATActataggtaaagatgcAAATGTGGTCATTTGAATGAAATTTTTTATGTGGGCAGTTCTTTCTGGTGATTGGGATTTTTGAGCGGTATTCATGCCATCTGCACCGTACTATACAGATTATTAGTGAGGGATACAGCGTGTATTCTGAGAAAGAATGACTTACTTTGAATACCAAGTTGGTGAATAACAACGATGTGAGGGGAAGAATGTAATAAGGGTCTGCCACAGTAAGATCTGTCACCCATCCAAGACCGCCCTCTTTCAATTGTGGTAACGGTAAATTTGCTAAGCCTCTAACAATGTTGAAGAATGTCAAGAAGATAGGTAGTTGGATAGCAGGAAGAATCAATGCTCTGAGTGGATTAACGTTGTGATCCTTCATCAATTGTCTCATAGCTTGACCTAAAAGGGCTTGAGCGTGAACGTCTTTCTTGGCTTTTGCTTCTTGTGCTCTTTCCATTAAACCTTGTATTTGAGGGTTGACAGCTGCTAATCGTACATTATGTTTCTGACCAGAAACGAGAATAGGGGAAAGGGCAAGTCGGATAGCAACGGTGATGGAAGCGATAGTTGCCCACCTACGTACGTTTCAGCTATGACCTAGCCAAACAAATACAGTTTACTCACCATGGTAATCCTGTTGTCGTGTGCAATCCTACAATAGCATCGGTGAACCATCCAGATATACTAAAGAAGCCGTGTTCATATCCCATCAATTTCAAGTCTGACACTTGCATAGCAGCATGAACAGCTTCAGGCGAGTTCAACACTTCTTCTAAAGGTTTTCCAgaattcaatatcaaatcgGCAAGGGTTGGTGTTACCCCATCTGCCGGTGGTTGAGGTAATAATGAGGGATCTACGGGTGAAGTGCTGAATGGTTCGGCAGGTATTGAGCTTGATGTGACGTGTTCGACAGGAGATGTAGTGGTTAAGTCGGGATGATATTCCGAAATTATAGGTTCAGGGGGTGTGACTGGGGAGACTGGAGGTGCGGGAGCTGTAATCGAAGTTGAAGCTGAGGGCTCTTCGGCAACACTCGTCGAAGGTGTAGATGGTCGCCATGGTGTCCAAGAAAGGTTTCTGGTGGAAGCTGCGAATGGTAAAGCAGCTAGAGCACTTGGTACAGCCGGTCGTTTCCCAGGAGCGATAGGTGATGGCTAATCAAAAGATCAGTTGCGTCTTAGTGCAAAAAGTATAATTGCTTACCCGAACCGAAGCATACGATAATTGTCTGACGGCCGAGATTTGAGGACTGAAGGTAGACTGTGGCCTAGCGACCTTTCGTAATGCTGATCTTGATAACATGTTGGCAGTGTCCCTTTCCGTCTGGTCAAGCCTGCGATAAGTTGCAAATGAAACCTGGCACAAGCCTTTGAGTATTGACAAATAACTTGTTTTTACTTGTACACGataaaatcttgaaatctCGACTAAAAAACCAAGAACGAGAGATGTTAAAAGTGGAGGAATGGGAAACAAGGTGCCACAGCTTAGATTACCCCGTATAATTCCGATATACAAGTATAACAACGCATTCCTAATTGGCTCTATACATCATCAGGCGGCGACAGCCTATAACCATAAACTCATATAACAATATTCAGCATTTACCTTTTACCATGGTCATTTTCGACATTTACTATACACAACAGTCTTTAGTTCATCTATCCATCTTACCTTGTATCACTAAGATCAACTGTATAGTCACATCGGAATAGGACCAGGATTAGGATCACAAAAATGGCTACTGCTCTCTTACCAGGTTTACGAAGTGGTGAGCAGATCTTATGAAATCTATCACGAAATGGCAATGCTGATTTGAGATCGATCTAGGCGTTTTTGccaaagcttcttcatccacCATTCGACCAGCATTTGCGATCGGTTAGTATCACTTGAATCGGATGATTGGACGGTAGAATCGGAAATTGACGTGATTTCCTCTAGCTCGACCGATCTCAAATACTGCTATTGCCCTCCGACCCCACActccaacatcatcaataaatacCGCCGATTCATCTCCTTCAACTACCATGCCAGCTACTGCTATAGCACAAAGGGGAAGTAATCAGTTGAGTTTGGAAACGCCTAGAAACGGTGCCGGTGAGTGGACATCCATTCAGTGGTGGTCATTTGGGAGATGCACAATCGTTAGGATACGATGTACGGACGATTCGGTGCTGATCAAGGTTTTATCAATAGAATATGTACTTTCAACACTTGATAAAGTCGTCAACTGGGCCAGACAAGGTTCCATGTGGCCTATGACTTTCGGTCTTGCATGTTGTGCTGTAGAAATGATGTAAGTTGAGATTATCGGTGTGGTCAACGCGTTGTGCTTATATATCCGATATAGGCACATGGCTGCTGCTCGATATGATCAAGATCGATTAGGTGTTGTGTTCCGAGCTTCACCTCGTCAAAGTGATATCATGATTGTTGCCGGTACTTTGACCAACAAAATGGCACCTGCATTGCGAAAGGGTCAGTCCATTCCCTAATGCTGGATGTATTTTATGCTAACATCCATGTATCATTAGTATATGATCAAATGCCTGAACCACGATGGGTTATTTCTATGGGTTCATGTGCCAACGGTGGTGGTTACTATCACTATTCGTACTCAGTTGTACGAGGGTGTGACAGAATTGTCCCAGTAGATATTTACGTACCTGGATGGTAAGTTCacaaatttatcattctaGCTCAACGTTACTGACTTTACTTTACATAGTCCACCTACAGCTGAAGCTTTACTCTATGGTATGCTTCAATTACAACGAAAGATGCGAAGAAACAGACAAGGTGTACGATGGTACCGAAAGTAAGGTGACAATGGAGGTAGTTCGCACGGAGAGGGAAGGTCCGAGTTTCCCGGTCTTCTAGTTATGATAGTTTGAATTTTTATTTTtccattattttcatctcaTGTACTTCTCGCATAGATGGAGAGTGTATTATGCATCATATATGACATTATTACGCTTTGAGCTTGCATGCACAAGGTCATATCAGTTACCCGCTGTAATCAGGAAACATGATAAAGAGGTATATGATGTGGCAAACCAACTTTTTTTGTCGCGTGCCTGGAAGATGGAGGTTTGAGTAACTGGTTGAATTTCGTTACATGGTTGCAACATGATTTCTGATTTTATCTTTGCTCTGTTTTGGcgttttccttttcatcattatcgtcataTCGTCATCATACTTCGACTGTTTTGCCCTTGCCGTTGATAGAAGGCTGCTTACTCAATTTATATATCATTTACATAAAATATCATACCGCCGTAACGGCTAGCACCAGTATCGAAAACAGAAATCAACCAAAACCACATCGCCGCTATGGCGTCTTCTCAATCACCTCATCTCACTAATATCCCTCAAGCGGTACGAATCGCTGCTGGTATAGATCCTAATGCTAATGCTGAGCTCAAACAACAAGCAATAGATTACCTCACAAAGGTAAAGGAACTCTGTCAGGAGACCTGGCAGGTGAGCACAAGTATCCTCCATTGATGGCTCGTGTGAGCAAAGGAAAATCGTGGAATCAGCTGACAAAAACTGACCCCCATACATGTAGGACTGTTTGGCGCTCTACCTTCAAGGTGCAGGTGCTCCTGGACCTTCTAATCCTGGTAAAGATGGGAAGCAAAAGCTGGAAACTGATTTGAGAATGTTCTGTCAGCAAGTGGTGGATACGGTCTTAACTCAACGGTGAGTTTAGTATGAACAGGAAGAGGCTGATATTGTAGATCCGGTGAAATGACTCCAGAATCTCAGCAAGCCATGTATACTGCTATCATGGATCTCGTACAAACTGAATACGTGCATGGTCCTTGCGAAGGTGGTCAAGCCTGTAAGTTTAGCGACTAATAACAAGAAGCAAGCTTACGACAGCTCAGTTCTTCGGAACAAGCTCGCTTTTACCTTAGCTCATCTATTCCTCAACGTCTACCCGAACACAATACCGACTTTCCTTCACCCGCTTATCGCTCTTCTCACGCCGTCAGATCCctctccttcatcttctaccaaTTTCCACCCTACACTCCTTGCCCTTCGAGTTCTGACCGAAATAGCGCAAGAAGTGCATGATACTACGCTTAGAAGCGCCAGGAAGTATTCCAAAGATAGGCAGGAAAGGGATGGCGTTGTGAGAGATGTTATCAGATCTAGTGGAGATGAACGTTTAGCCGTTAATGGGATGTTGGGGTTATTAGAAAAAGGCTTGGATATGCTGGATCGAGGTGGAGAGGGGAAATGGTTAGAAGTGGTAGAAGCAACTTTGAAAACTATGGTGACCTGGACTCGTAAGGTGGTTCCATCCAAGTTTTTGCTATCTGAGCTGACAAGGATATAGCTTGGGTGGATCTCGGGGTTAGTCTCAGTCCTACATCACTTGCTCTATATCATCGTATTCTTCGGTCACGCCATATATCCCTTCGAACTGCCACTGCCAACATCATACGGTCCTTCGCTGCAAAGGGTGTTCAAGATCCTCAAGCGAGGTTGGAGGTTCTGAAGGTACTTGACATCGTCTCGCTTGTTGATCCTTTAGAGGTGGAAACAAGGGGTGTGAAGGACAACGAGGAGGTTGTAGCTTTCCGAGCTGCTGTGGGTGGTGTTCTAGCGACATTTGGTACTGAGCTAGTAGCTCTCTCTGAAAACGTGAGTTAACTCATTGAAGACGCAAAGCTAATAATCGACAGAACGAGATACCCGAACCATTGCGAAACGAGGCGGAGAACATGATGAATGCCGCTCTTCCACTACTACTCCGATTCTTGAGTGATCGCCAATACGAAGTTCCTATCTCTGTGGCTCCTTTCGCTTCAGATCTTCTGAAAGTGGTGAGTCTAACTTAAATAACCACATCACTGCTAACAGAAACGCAGTACAAACGTATCTACAAACCACCACTTGCCCCTCCGCCTGTGAAAGCAagtcaacctcaacctccCGCACCTAGTCCACCTCCGCCTCTTACTCCTCAACGCCGAGAATTTTTAGCTTCCATGTTGGATATACTCATCAGACAGCTTGCTTGGCCAGAGGATGCAGAATGGGAAGCCCCTGGGAATGAGGACGACTCGGATGATGAGATGGCTTTGTTCCGTACATTCAGAGTGGTGAGTTGAACAATGCGGAAAGGAATGCCAATGCTAATGACTTTGTAGCATTGCCGTTCCTACATCGAGTCCATTGCACAGATAGAAAAAGCGTTACATACGGAAGTAGTCGCTCGAATTGTGGTAGCTACCTTGGATGCCTTTCAATCTGGTGGTCCGGCAGCTGTACCTTGGcaacaagctgaattggcTCTGCACTTGGTGTACACCTTTGGAGAATTGTcgaaaagtgagttgaacCTATCGTGACTGTCGCTGATATTTAGACAATACTCGGGCTGGATTCTACGATCTTCCACCTGATGTAGCTACAAAAGCTGCGAGAGATAAGACCTTCCGCGCAAACGCTAACATGAGTTCAGCGATGTCAAGTGGTCGTACAACACCAACTGGCGAAATGGCCGATGCCGATGTCAACTATGGAAATGCAAAAGACAACTTTGATTACGATCAGTATCCTCTCTCACCTCTTGGAGAGTTGCTCAAGCGTTGTATGGCTTCTGGTATATCTACCTACCCTCATGCTTCAGTGACTCTGCAGTATTTCGAGATTTCTGTCAGATATGTTGAATTTTGGAGGTATAAACCGGAAGCCGTCCCACCAATGTTCGAGGCGATTTTGGATGCCAGGTGAGTAGGCCGTGGGCGAAGGGCTATCAATTATTGACCGATTTGCAGAGGTGTTCATCACTCCGACGAAGGTGTCCGACGTCGATGTTTCTATCTTTTCCAAAAATTGTGCAAAGATTGCAGAAGTCCGGCTGTTGATGCGATGGTCGCGCCTATCTTGGAGAGTATCAAGGTGAGTGATGGTAGGCTATATACTAGAGCTGACTTTGTAGGATTTGCTCGTTATCAATGCCGACGTGCCTGCACCGGACTCGCCTGACGAAGATCCTCTCATCAAGGCTACAACAGGGAAGACTTATGCGGCCGATCAATTGTACCTATTTGAGGGTGCAGGGTTCCTTGTCTATTTCACCAAAACCGACGCCGGCAAGCAGATCTCGCTCTTGGAAGCGATAGCGGGACCTTTGATGAGTGGTATGGCTTCTGGAGTGGAAAGATACAGAGCGGATCCGACCGATATACAAGCTGTCCTCCAGGTCCACCATCATCTGTTAGCTCTTGGTCATTTCGCCAAGGGTTTCCCAACTGTTTCAGATACTCAAGTGGAAACGCTTCCTTATACTCCGCCTTTCAAGCAAATGACAGAAGCGTTGTTGCAAGCTTTGGATGCGGTAAAATCACAACGAGTTGT
Encoded proteins:
- a CDS encoding NADH dehydrogenase [ubiquinone] iron-sulfur protein 7, mitochondrial, with translation MATALLPGLRSGVFAKASSSTIRPAFAIARPISNTAIALRPHTPTSSINTADSSPSTTMPATAIAQRGSNQLSLETPRNGAEYVLSTLDKVVNWARQGSMWPMTFGLACCAVEMMHMAAARYDQDRLGVVFRASPRQSDIMIVAGTLTNKMAPALRKVYDQMPEPRWVISMGSCANGGGYYHYSYSVVRGCDRIVPVDIYVPGCPPTAEALLYGMLQLQRKMRRNRQGVRWYRK
- a CDS encoding exportin-T; amino-acid sequence: MASSQSPHLTNIPQAVRIAAGIDPNANAELKQQAIDYLTKVKELCQETWQDCLALYLQGAGAPGPSNPGKDGKQKLETDLRMFCQQVVDTVLTQR